The genome window AGATAGAAATAGCGTCAAACTTCCTGCTAAAAAGAAGAACTACCAGCTTGGATTATTTGATGATTTTAGTGAATTTATGCCTTCAAATAGATTTTCTGAGTTGGGATTTGATGATGAGTTTATGAATTCTCCAGCACTTAATTACTCAAATTTAAATCAAAATGGTGCAATATTTTTATATGAGCTTAGAAATTTATTGCTTAGCTTAGATAAACAGAGTAATTCAAATAAAATTATAAGCTCAATTATGCAATCAAAAATCTATAATGTTATAGTTGATACGCTAGCAACCAAAAGAGCTACACTAAAAAACGGCAATATAGATAATGAGCTAAAAAGCAGCGCAATTGATCGCATAATGGCTAAGGCTAGAGTGCTTTTAGAGATTAGCAATCGTCATAGTAGTATTGATAATTTTTATAATTTTTTAACTTTAGGCAAGAGCGAGATGAGCGAAGGTCAAGGTGTAAATTTGCTTACAGTGCATGCTAGTAAAGGACTTGAGTTTAATTTAGTTTTTGTAGTTGATTTGGCTGAGGGGAGATTTCCTAATTCTAGATTAATGAGTGATATAGAAGAGGAGAGAAGACTCTTTTATGTAGCAGTTACTAGAGCAAAAGATGAGCTGATACTAAGCTATGCTAAGTATGATAAAATCAGAAAAGTAGAGTATCAGCCAAGCTGCTTTTTAGCTGAAGCTGGAATGGTAAAGCCATTAATATAAATTAAATATAGCTTAAAATAAATTTCTACTATTAATATTATAAGATAAATTATAGGAACTTTTCTTATAATAAAGATAAAATTTAATTAAAGGATAAAAATGATTGACAATACAATAAATGATACTAGCCGTATCAAAGATGCAAGATATCTAGCTAAGCTTATAAAAGCTGATGAGGCTGCAGCACTTATCCCGCATAAAGCTCAAGTAGGATTTAGTGGATTTGTTGGTGCTGGAAGCCCTTTATATGTTCCAATGGCAATCGCTCAAAGAGCTCAAGCGTTACATGAAGCTGGTAGCGAGTATAAAATTAGCGTATATTCTGGTGCTAGTACCGATGTGGATCTAGATGGTGCGTTAGCTAAGGCTAATTGTGTTGAGTTTAGAACCCCATTTAATACAGACCCTAATATGAGAGGTCTTATAAACTCAGGTGAGGCTAGATATCTTGATGTGCATCTATCTTCTCTTGCATGGCAAGTAGAGTGTGGATATTTTGGTGATATGGATTTTGCAGTAATTGAAATTTCAGGTATTACTGAAGATGGCAAGTTAATACCTACTACATCAGTAGGTAATAATCAAGCATGGCTAAATGCTGCTAAAAAAGTAATCTTAGAGTTAAATATCAATCAGCCAAAAGAGCTTGAGGGATTCCATGATATATATGTTCAAGCTAAGCCTCCATTCCGTGAGCCAATTCCTATTAAAACAGCAAGAGATCGCATTGGTAGCCCATATATGAGTGTGGATTTTGATAAGGTTGTAGGTGTAGTTTTAAGCTCAACTGATGATAGATTAAATAGCTTTACTCCACTTGATGAGGTATCTATAGCAATCGGTGATAATGTGGCTAAATTTTTTGCTGCAGAAGAGGCTGTTGGCAGATTACCAAAAGGCAAACTTTTACCACTTCAAAGCGGTATTGGTAATGTAGCAAATGCAGTTTTAGCTGCTCTAAGTAAAGCTGGATATAAAGGCTTAGAGTGCTACTCAGAAGTTATTCAAGATGGTATGCTAGATTTAGTTAAAGATGGAACAGTAGATCTTGCCTCAGCGTCAGCTCTATCACTTAGCCCAGCAGCAGTAGAGGAATTTAGAAATAATGTTGATTTTTATAAAGAGCATATAATTCTTCGCCCACAAGAGATCTCAAATAGCCCAGAATTGGTAAGACGCCTTGGTGTAGTAGCAATGAATGGTATGCTAGAAGCTGATATATATGGCAATATCAACTCTACAAATGTTATGGGTACACAGATGATGAATGGTATAGGTGGTAGCGGTGACTTTGCTAGAAATGGATATTTATCACTATTTTTAACTCCATCAGTAGCAAAAGGTGGAGCTATTTCAGCTATTGTGCCATTTGTTAGCCATGTAGATCATACTGAGCACGATACTATGGTAGTTGTAACAGAGTATGGATATGCTGATCTTAGAGGTTGTAGTCCTAGGGAAAGAGCGCAAAAGATGATAGCTATCGCTCATCCTGATTATAGAGATATGTTGCAAGACTATTTTGATAGGGCATGCGCTCAGTCAAAACCTGGCCATACTCCACACATACTAAGCGAAGCATTGAGTTGGCATGATAGATTTAATAAAACAGGAAGTATGAAAAAATAACCTTATAAAGCTTAGCCTTGGAATAATATTTTTTGAACTTATCTAGAATGTAAAATTACTATAAACATAGATAATTTTACAAAGATAAGTTCAAATTTATACTAAATTTTCTTATAAAATTAATAAAAAATAGTTATCAATCAAATAATAAAAGTTTTAAATTTATACATTTATAAATTGGCTACAATGTTTTATAACTTACATACAATCGTAAAATAGAATTAAAATGTATGGCTATTTTGTAATTATACAGTTTTTTACACTATGCTTGCCTTTATATAATCTTTTATCTGCTTGTTCTGTAAGTTTATTTGGATCTGTTCCACTATCAGATATACCAAAAGTTACAGTAAAATGAATTGATTGATCGCTTGAAATTTTTACTGGAGTTTGATTGATAATAAATCTTATATTTTGAATTTGATTTATAAAGTTTGTATGGCTAGTATTAGTAGCTACTATTACAAACTCCTCTCCACCCCAACGGCAAACAATATCAGATTTATTTGTATTTTCAGTAAATATTTTTGCTAGAGTTTTTAATACTTCATCGCCGATATTATGACCAAATTTATCATTTATACTCTTAAAATTATCTATATCGCACATAGCCATTGTAATTTTTTTATTGGATTTTTTGGCTAGTATGGTATTTAGTGCGCGTTTATTTATAAGCCCAGTTAGATGATCAGTCTGCGAAGCAGTTTTTAATTCATGTTTATGTTTATGAAGATCTTTGATATTTATCTGATTTACAATGCTATAAATCTTAAATATTATAACAAATAAAAACAACAAAAATCCAAGATTGCTCAGATAAAATATCTGTGCAAAATCTCCGGCTGATTTAGGAAAATAAACATTAGAAATTAGATAAACAAAGACAAAAATAATAAAATCAAATCCAGCCAAAAGATAGGTGATAATGCGTTTTTTAAATATATTTAGATATGTAGTTGATGCTATGGCTATAATGATAAGATAAAATCCATAATCCCACCCAAGAATAATAGTTGCAAGAACTGCTGAGATTACAATATGTAAATGCGATAGCAAAAATGCTCTATCATAATTATTCTCATCTATTGATTTAATTGAAATTGCATAGATAAATAGACCTAAAAACGATATAATAGACAAAATCTTTATATTAATAAGATAAAATAATACAGAGTATAAAAGTGCAACAAACAAAAATAGGGTTAAGATAAATTTAAAATTAAATGATAGATTATCTTTGATTAGGTTCATATTTTTCCGATACTACTTGATTTTTGCCTTGGTTTTTACCGCGATATAGCAAGTTATCTGCGATGCTAATAGCGTGATTGATATCTATAGCATCTTCTATATATAATAGACCAAATGTAGCACTAATAGGAACTTTATTTGGATTAGCACTATGGATTGCTACTCTGGTAGCTTCTGTAATTTGAATGCATTTTTTAATATTTTGGGCTGGTATAATGGCTAAAAACTCCTCTCCGCCCCAGCGACTAATCTTGCCAAATTTAGATATTTTATTATTTAATATTTCAGCTACCTTAGATAGGACAATATCTCCAAATATATGACCATATGTGTCATTTATGTTTTTAAAATTATCTATATCACAAAGGATAATAGCTAGAGATTTTATCTGTTTATTTGATAGCATTTTGAAATTTTTGGCTATAATTTCATTCATTGGTGCTCTATTATATAGGCTGGTTAAATAGTCTATCTCAGCTAT of Campylobacter vicugnae contains these proteins:
- a CDS encoding succinate CoA transferase, whose product is MIDNTINDTSRIKDARYLAKLIKADEAAALIPHKAQVGFSGFVGAGSPLYVPMAIAQRAQALHEAGSEYKISVYSGASTDVDLDGALAKANCVEFRTPFNTDPNMRGLINSGEARYLDVHLSSLAWQVECGYFGDMDFAVIEISGITEDGKLIPTTSVGNNQAWLNAAKKVILELNINQPKELEGFHDIYVQAKPPFREPIPIKTARDRIGSPYMSVDFDKVVGVVLSSTDDRLNSFTPLDEVSIAIGDNVAKFFAAEEAVGRLPKGKLLPLQSGIGNVANAVLAALSKAGYKGLECYSEVIQDGMLDLVKDGTVDLASASALSLSPAAVEEFRNNVDFYKEHIILRPQEISNSPELVRRLGVVAMNGMLEADIYGNINSTNVMGTQMMNGIGGSGDFARNGYLSLFLTPSVAKGGAISAIVPFVSHVDHTEHDTMVVVTEYGYADLRGCSPRERAQKMIAIAHPDYRDMLQDYFDRACAQSKPGHTPHILSEALSWHDRFNKTGSMKK
- a CDS encoding GGDEF domain-containing protein — protein: MNLIKDNLSFNFKFILTLFLFVALLYSVLFYLINIKILSIISFLGLFIYAISIKSIDENNYDRAFLLSHLHIVISAVLATIILGWDYGFYLIIIAIASTTYLNIFKKRIITYLLAGFDFIIFVFVYLISNVYFPKSAGDFAQIFYLSNLGFLLFLFVIIFKIYSIVNQINIKDLHKHKHELKTASQTDHLTGLINKRALNTILAKKSNKKITMAMCDIDNFKSINDKFGHNIGDEVLKTLAKIFTENTNKSDIVCRWGGEEFVIVATNTSHTNFINQIQNIRFIINQTPVKISSDQSIHFTVTFGISDSGTDPNKLTEQADKRLYKGKHSVKNCIITK